From the genome of Argentina anserina chromosome 4, drPotAnse1.1, whole genome shotgun sequence, one region includes:
- the LOC126791773 gene encoding PLASMODESMATA CALLOSE-BINDING PROTEIN 1, giving the protein MAAVPPSLFLFFLLTTTLVGISTLGAEGAPTTWCVTRSDASNQALQTALDYACASGADCVPIQPDGLCYLPNTIQAHTSYAFNSFYQRKAMAPGSCDFSGTATVAQTDPSYGSCVYPSSVSTAGGTSILTPNTTPVTTTTVPSPPTTMTNPTFGNGVVGGLTPVTTPPVLEDSKAVSLQFMLSIFIAIFFIFCLVF; this is encoded by the exons ATGGCAGCAGTACCTCCTTCTCTGTTCCTCTTCTTTCTCCTAACTACAACCCTCGTGGGTATCAGCACTCTCGGAGCAGAAGGAGCCCCAACAACTTGGTGCGTGACGAGAAGCGATGCCAGCAACCAGGCTCTCCAGACTGCCTTGGACTATGCATGTGCCTCCGGAGCCGACTGCGTTCCCATCCAGCCCGATGGACTGTGTTACCTCCCTAATACTATCCAAGCTCACACCTCGTACGCGTTCAACAGTTTCTATCAGCGCAAGGCTATGGCTCCTGGCTCCTGTGACTTCTCCGGCACCGCCACCGTTGCTCAGACCGATCCCA GTTATGGATCTTGTGTATACCCATCTTCTGTAAG CACGGCTGGAGGGACAAGTATTCTTACACCAAACACAACTCCGGTGACAACCACAACCGTTCCAAGTCCACCAACGACAATGACTAATCCGACGTTTGGTAATGGCGTGGTGGGTGGTCTCACTCCGGTAACAACTCCGCCTGTCCTGGAGGATTCAAAAGCAGTATCCCTTCAGTTCATGCTCTCAATATTCATTGCcatcttctttattttttgctTGGTATTCTAG
- the LOC126791005 gene encoding pentatricopeptide repeat-containing protein At3g26540 — translation MGVKAGGTSVINRLLYDKGHLTKPTHPSQTKSATASILTHLSSGRLRQAVSLLFSSPFPFHFSLYSHLFHLCSSSRSLLEARKLESHLVTFSPTPPIFLLNRAIETYAQCASLGDARELFDEMPQRDGGSWNALIKAYTLNQRPDDALRTFLEMNRVGFLPNEVTFLTVVGACAAVLDACAARQVHALVVRYGFGGNVVLGSSLVDLYGKCGAMRDARTVFEEIDMPNEVSWNILVRRYLEMGEGMEAVRMFFRMLVAGARPLSFTFSNVLKACSSCFALVEGKRAHGVAVKMGFEEKEVVSSSLIDMYVKCGKLGDAQAIFDQPHLRNLVSWTSIVSGYAMSGQTWKARALFDEMPERNVVSWNAMLAGYARHFQWDEALDFIFLMRKSINDIDQVTLGLILNVCAGLSDVEMGKQVHGFIYRHGYCSNLFVGNGLLYMYGKCGNLRNSKTVWFHQISPSRDTVSWNSLLTSYATHHLSELAMTIFYEMQCETTPNEITFATLLSVCANIFALQQGKQIHGFMIRNGYIIDTVVTSALVDMYSKCRSIDYAFTVFKGGTSKDVILYNSLILGCCHNRRTRQILKLFHMMKDEGIKPDHITFRGILHACACEGLVELGNQYFGSMSADYGIIPRLEHYECMIDLYSQCGYMDDLESFVRNMPFDPTVPMLTRVVDACERHGCLRFGKWAVQRLSN, via the coding sequence ATGGGTGTCAAAGCCGGCGGCACCTCCGTCATAAATCGCCTCCTCTACGACAAAGGCCACCTCACCAAACCCACCCACCCTTCCCAAACCAAATCCGCCACCGCCTCCATCCTCACTCACCTCTCCTCCGGCCGTCTCCGCCAAGCCGTctccctcctcttctcctccccCTTCCCCTTCCACTTCTCCCTCTACTCCCACCTCTTCCACCTCTGCTCCTCCTCCCGCTCCCTCCTCGAAGCCCGCAAGCTCGAGTCCCACCTCGTCACCTTCTCCCCCACTCCCCCCATCTTCCTCCTCAACCGCGCCATCGAAACCTACGCCCAATGCGCCTCCCTCGGCGACGCCCGCGAGCTGTTCGACGAAATGCCCCAAAGAGACGGCGGCTCCTGGAACGCCCTCATCAAGGCCTACACGCTCAACCAACGTCCCGACGACGCTCTGAGGACTTTTCTGGAGATGAATAGGGTCGGGTTCCTGCCGAATGAGGTGACTTTCCTGACGGTGGTCGGGGCCTGCGCCGCGGTGCTGGATGCTTGCGCTGCAAGGCAGGTGCATGCGCTTGTTGTGAGGTATGGTTTTGGCGGGAATGTGGTGCTGGGGAGCTCGCTGGTGGATTTGTATGGGAAATGTGGGGCGATGAGGGATGCGAGGACAGTGTTTGAGGAGATTGACATGCCGAATGAGGTGAGCTGGAATATCTTGGTGAGGAGGTATCTTGAGATGGGGGAGGGGATGGAGGCGGTGAGGATGTTTTTTAGGATGCTTGTGGCAGGGGCAAGGCCGTTGAGTTTTACATTTTCGAATGTGCTCAAGGCGTGTTCGAGTTGTTTTGCGCTTGTGGAGGGGAAGCGCGCGCATGGGGTTGCGGTGAAGATGGGGTTTGAGGAGAAGGAGGTTGTTTCGAGTTCGCTTATTGATATGTATGTGAAATGCGGGAAGCTAGGAGATGCGCAGGCGATTTTCGACCAGCCTCATTTGAGGAACTTGGTTTCTTGGACTTCTATTGTTTCTGGTTATGCTATGAGTGGACAGACGTGGAAGGCAAGGGCtttgtttgatgaaatgcctGAACGGAATGTGGTATCGTGGAATGCAATGTTGGCAGGGTATGCGCGTCACTTCCAATGGGATGAGGCTTtggattttatatttttgatgCGGAAAAGTATTAATGATATAGACCAAGTCACTCTTGGGTTGATCCTGAATGTATGTGCCGGCCTCTCAGATGTTGAAATGGGAAAGCAGGTTCATGGATTCATTTATCGGCATGGATATTGTTCCAATCTGTTTGTTGGAAATGGTCTTCTCTACATGTATGGCAAGTGTGGTAACTTGAGAAATTCCAAGACAGTCTGGTTTCACCAGATTAGTCCATCACGGGATACAGTGTCTTGGAATAGCCTGTTGACAAGCTATGCTACACATCATCTGAGTGAACTGGCTATGACAATCTTCTATGAGATGCAATGTGAGACAACACCTAACGAGATTACTTTTGCAACTCTCCTGTCAGTATGTGCAAATATTTTTGCACTTCAGCAAGGCAAACAAATTCATGGCTTCATGATTCGAAATGGTTACATCATAGATACCGTGGTTACCTCGGCTTTGGTTGACATGTATTCCAAGTGTCGTTCTATTGACTATGCTTTTACAGTTTTCAAAGGAGGGACTTCAAAAGATGTCATTCTTTATAACTCCTTGATTTTGGGATGCTGTCACAATAGAAGGACTAGACAAATACTTAAATTATTTCATATGATGAAGGATGAAGGAATTAAGCCAGACCATATCACATTTCGAGGCATTTTGCATGCTTGTGCTTGTGAAGGTCTTGTTGAGTTGGGAAATCAGTATTTTGGATCAATGAGCGCTGATTATGGTATTATACCTCGATTAGAGCACTATGAGTGCATGATTGATCTTTACAGCCAGTGTGGGTATATGGATGACCTTGAAAGTTTTGTAAGGAACATGCCATTTGATCCCACAGTTCCCATGTTAACCAGAGTTGTGGATGCTTGTGAAAGACACGGATGCTTGAGGTTTGGAAAGTGGGCTGTTCAACGACTAAGTAACTGA